One Hydractinia symbiolongicarpus strain clone_291-10 chromosome 7, HSymV2.1, whole genome shotgun sequence genomic window, CATCAATATTGTAAAATACCTTTTTCTTGACACATATATGTGTTCTAGTTAACAATGTAAATCTATATATCATTGTTTTATGATTGATATAATTTTAGCAATTTGTCAGATGGATGTGAAGCAGTGTGAGGAATACAAGGGGAAGATTTGTGATCAACTTGATTATGATGacaacaacaaaactattcTTGTTCATGTTGGCAAACGTTATAACCAAAACCAACTGGAGAGTCATCTACAGAAGATAATGGTGAAGCTTGATAATCATCCGTATGTGTCGTGTATCCCTTTCATCAAACAGGTTTTATGTCGCCGTTTTTTTCCTGTTTGTCGTCAAAAACAAGGAAAAGCGTACCTCGTCCAGCAAACATGTAGAAAGGATTGTGAACGAGCCAAAAATTCAGTTTGTTATTCTGCAGTAAAAGTAATTCCCGAATTATCAAAGAGACTTTTGGAAGCCAGTTGCATGACATTGCCTTTTGAAGGTTGTCTTATTTTGAACATTCCGAGTGAGTATCACATTTCCTTTAATTAAGTATTTAATAAAATCAATGCTCTAATTAGCAGTCCTTGTCAATAAGAGTTTGTTTAATGGTACTTTAAATATGTTAATGGGCAATAAGGAAAACCGCATAAAAGTCTAAGATCATTATCTAATACTTTTTGTTTCGTATGTATTATTAATTTGAAAACGTGTCCAAAAGGCGCTAGCAGGGAATTAGAATTGTAAAAAAGTTATGTGCAtcattgtttaaaataaaattaaagttgCATAACGCCCATGTAAGTACGCAAAGTACCAAACACCTCTCCTCTGTTGTATAACCTGTCTAATGCTTCGTTTAGGTATGCAGACAACGACGGAACAAACATGTCAATTAACAAACTACAAAGTTGGTAAGAAATTGATAAAGAGTACTGATATGCgcaaaggtttttttttaaacaaataattcCAATATTGCATCCTCAACCCTATTATACTTTGGCGTGTTTGACCCGTGTAAGCCTAAGGGTGGAGGTCATAAATCTCAAATTACTTACGCTCAAATGCGTACAGTTTAGAATGCCTTACACAAAACCATTTccagaaaagttattttatgaCGTCGCAGGGATCGGAAATGACATCACATATACCTAAAATAGGCCCTTTTTCCTTATTTCCTTTCCCCATTTTCCAATATACTTTAATTTCTTACGTTTACTGATACTGCAATCTTGATTCTTAATAGACTTGATTGACCGTGCACCAAATAATGAATTGATAATAAGTAAAAGTATTTTTATGATGTTTTGGGATcaaaatgacgtcatatttgCAAGAAAGTTTGCTATTTTAACGATACAGATAAAAAGATAGGTTTCCAGAAATATTTAGAGATTGTCATTAAACTTGGTACATATGTAGAACTGTATTCAAAGATGTTCGAGGTGAGGAAAACAagataatgacgtcattgggattAGAACTAACGTAATTCTCCTCAAGTATTATTTCTATAAAATCGTACTTTATCGCTAGATGTCACATTTGTCCCTAGCAAAACATTTGGCAATCACCTCGTGACCAACAtacatgaaataattttttttatctcaaatACAAGATTTTCTACCTCTTCTATATTAATATCAGCGCTTTCAAGATTCACAAAAATTTAACCCTGTGGAAATGCAATACccccaaaatatataaatatttttcatcatCACATGCTCCAGTGAAAGGTAGTAAAGgtcaaaaaaaattctgcacTTTATCACTTACCCAACAAAAGTTATGCGTAGTCAAACAGGCCGTGGGAACTTTGCGTCCTTCCCAAGtatatataataattaaagGTTGTTCAGACCCATTGCAGATATGCcaactataaaaaaatgtaatctaCCGAGGAGAAAATTTAACCAAATTTAAGTTTTAATGCATGTATGGTTTTTAAGTTTGGTTTTGTGTATTAAGATAAAAGAGACATCCAAAATTGACCAGCAATTTACTACCTTTAtgcctattttttatttttctatactGTCCCAcctacatatatattttttacagataACATAAACACTTAAAAGTTAGACGCTGTGTTTTTGGGACAGAAGAGTTTCCTTATACAGGGATCTTTACAAGTGATCCAGGTCCCAGGCACAAGTTCAAAGACATCATTTCATGTGTCTCAACATTTATTGTTTTACAATTGCCCAAAGTGCTTTCAAAGCATCAACAACTCGAAAATTTTGTACCGATTATTGGAAAGCTTTAGTTAATAAGAGTTTGATCCGACAGATCGAGTAGCCACTTGCACATTAATAACAAAACCTCTTTTTGtttgatataatttaaaaaaagttatcttCTCTACAGGATCTAAATCTCTTAAAGTAAGCATACTCCGCAATTTCATTCCGTTATCCTCTTCTCCAGTGGTTCTGTTTAAGGACAAATTTATAGCTGGTGGTCCAAATTGTCAAGAAACAAAATGCGTTCACACACAAACCTTCTTGTCACACCTTGTCAAGAATTTAGATGTAAAGAACGTCAAACAGTTACAAAACCTTGTCATTGAACAACAAAAAGGAAGATTCATAAACGGCTATTGCTACAAAAACTGTTCTACTAAAGCAGGATATATACAGCTGTTGAAAACAAGAATTGGAAAAATTAAAACGTATGCAGTTGATAAACATTTAACTTTGCGTAACGTTGATGTATACATTGAAAGGAATTTGGATGGTATGTTTATTACGGGGAAAGGTGTTTATGATCTTTGTGGAACAACATTCCGTTATAAATTGTGGCCTGAAAGTGAAGAAGTTACCGTTATGCATTCAATATCCAGACAATcaataaatatgttaaatattGAACTTTCACATCGACTGAAGCCATTTCCTCGAGAAATTGAATCAATTTTAACTTACAAGATTAAAGTTATTGAGACATTAAACATCTCTAATCCAACATGGAGTATAGTATGGTACAATAAAAACAGGTTGTCTGCTTTTAGAGGAATTTCAACAATATCGTTTGAGAGAGAAAAAATCAAGAATGTGAAAACTGAATTGATGATTGGTGCAGACTTAAGCTTTTGGGTTGTAAAGCTGACATTGCAGTTGAATCTCGAACAAATACTGCGTTCAATTTTTCCCGTGTCTATCGAAATGTTACCCTTTATCAATAAAAGATGGTACACTGAGCTTTCTATCAAACAGGTATGAATATATCCTTGATGATTTCAAAATCCATAAAATCAGAAAATGTGTTGACTTGTTAATTTCTAGCTtagttattattactattatcattccgaatatttatacaggatatagcctcTCCAGTGTTGGctaattaaaaatgtaaacaaaaattttgaaaataaaacgtAGCTTGAGGGGATGTAGTTTAGACGTTTTTGTAGAAAATTCTAGACAATGAAATCGTCTTTGGCTGTCACGACGCAAAGACGCAGCTGAAGTATTGGTATATCAgatcatttatttaaaatgatatcatatttataatatatattattagtCTGATTTGTCCTCATCATTAGGTTGAGTACATCTTTTCTACGGATAGTGTTAACATCCCAACAACAGAATATCTCAAACAACACTACTCCCTTTATGAAGATTTTCAAAATGGCAAAATACATCGAGGCATGAACATTAGGCTTCAAGGTAAAACACAAAGACCTAACAATGGAACGATCGAATTGCCGTTGCTGAAAAATAAGACGTTATTTCAGGTTACAATTGACGTTAAAAAGAATGGACGGATAAATTTTGAAT contains:
- the LOC130648582 gene encoding uncharacterized protein LOC130648582, with amino-acid sequence MSTTIWTKIFFLYGLLVNAICQMDVKQCEEYKGKICDQLDYDDNNKTILVHVGKRYNQNQLESHLQKIMVKLDNHPYVSCIPFIKQVLCRRFFPVCRQKQGKAYLVQQTCRKDCERAKNSVCYSAVKVIPELSKRLLEASCMTLPFEGCLILNIPSMQTTTEQTCQLTNYKVGSKSLKVSILRNFIPLSSSPVVLFKDKFIAGGPNCQETKCVHTQTFLSHLVKNLDVKNVKQLQNLVIEQQKGRFINGYCYKNCSTKAGYIQLLKTRIGKIKTYAVDKHLTLRNVDVYIERNLDGMFITGKGVYDLCGTTFRYKLWPESEEVTVMHSISRQSINMLNIELSHRLKPFPREIESILTYKIKVIETLNISNPTWSIVWYNKNRLSAFRGISTISFEREKIKNVKTELMIGADLSFWVVKLTLQLNLEQILRSIFPVSIEMLPFINKRWYTELSIKQVEYIFSTDSVNIPTTEYLKQHYSLYEDFQNGKIHRGMNIRLQGKTQRPNNGTIELPLLKNKTLFQVTIDVKKNGRINFELQFKEDVAASCLNNKKNRRHWKNFIRRLKTMQTRSNHTENAVIKTKTECGHCCGSNAFTLLSIKGDSYQEHRFVLTHEINYFVDFEVRILVKNIIHKYVTKRYKVYSI